The following are encoded together in the Osmia lignaria lignaria isolate PbOS001 chromosome 6, iyOsmLign1, whole genome shotgun sequence genome:
- the Dscam1 gene encoding Down syndrome cell adhesion molecule 1 isoform X1 codes for MWRDPPGGGCNIPTYITMMLLLAVLALTNVACAEDESMGPVFVKEPPNRVDFSNGTGAVVECQARGNPQPDIIWVRADGSAVGDVPGLRQVLPNGNLVFPPFRAEDYRQEVHAQVYSCLARSPAGSVHSRDVNVRAVVQQFYETRVIDEFVLRGNTATLKCLVPSFVADFVDVIEWLAVEDGSTYTANDQEEKDGKYLVLPSGELHIRDVGPEDGYKTYQCRTKHRLTGETRLSATKGRLVITEPVASTRPKFPMTENSRTLTTYTVGRDQPLTLPCPAQAFPVPAFRWYKFIEGSSRRQPVQLNDRVRQVSGTLIIREARVEDSGKYLCIVNNSVGGESVETVLTVTAPLAAEIEPSTQTIDFGRPATFTCNVRGNPIKTISWLKDGKPLGLEEPVLRIESVKKEDKGMYQCFVRNDQESAQATAELKLGGRFEPPQIRQAFAEETLQPGPSMFLKCVASGNPTPEITWELDGKRLSNTERLQVGQYVTVNGDVVSHLNISSIHTNDGGLYKCIAASKVGSAEHSARLNVYGLPFIRHMDKKAIVAGETLRVTCPVAGYPIESIVWERDTRVLPINRKQKVFPNGTLIIENVERMSDQATYTCVARNAQGYSARGTLEVQVMVAPQLAPFTFGEEAANAGEMATVQCAVIKGDLPLKIVWSLNGRHIDVGRVSGDHGYDIPDIVVSRSSKRISTLTIDSVAARHAGEYSCTATNAAGSARHTSVLSVNVPPRWILEPTDKAFAQGSDARVECKADGFPKPQVTWKRAAGDTPGDYTDLKLSNPDISVEDGTLSINNIQKTNEGYYLCEAVNGIGSGLSAVILISVQAPPHFEIKLKNQTARRGEPAVLQCEAQGEKPIGILWNMNNKRLDPKSDSRYTIREEILANGVLSDLSIKRTERSDSALFTCVATNAFGSDDTSINMIVQEVPEVPYGLKVLDKSGRSVQLSWAAPYDGNSPIKRYIIEYKISKGSWETDIDRVLVPGSQQNVAGVFNLRPATTYHLRIVAENEIGASDPSDTVTIITAEEAPSGPPTSVRVDALDQHTLKVTWKPPPREDWNGEILGYYVGYRLSSSDKPYMFETVDFSKEDGKEHHLQIMNLKTYTQYSVVVQAFNKVGSGPMSEERRQHTAEGVPEQPPHDTTCTTLTSQTIRVSWMSPPLSAANGVITGYKVIYGPSDTWYDENTKDTKITSSSETILHGLKKYTNYSMQVLAFTSGGDGVKSAPIHCQTEQDAPEAPIAIKSLVMSAESILVSWRPPSQPNGVITQYTVYTKADNAEEPTSQKVPPNQLTHEASGLDKQRRYDFWVTASTNIGEGEASKIVALAPSVRVPAKIASFDDKFTATYKEDVKLPCLAVGVPAPEVTWKVRGAVLQPSDRLRQLPEGSLFIKEVDRTDAGEYSCYVENSFGHDTVTHQLIVHAPPHSPQVTLTATTTNSLTMKLRPHPTDNAPIHGYTIHYKPEFGDWETAQISSTAQKYTLENLWCGSRYQIYVTAYNGIGTGDPSDMLNTRTKGSKPIIPEAARFIEVSTNSITLHLSAWSDGGCPMLYFVVEHKKKHQQEWNQVSNNVKPGGNFVVLDLDPASWYHLRVTAHNNAGFAVAEYEFATLTVTGGTIAPPVRNGGNENTDVRRYFPWLPSWLDVNVVVPVGATVVVIIVGIVVICVALSRRTRGPEQTRLRGISSADEKYYEGQYDVVYQQTGVGGATLDKRRPDLRDELGYIAPPNRKLPPVPGSNYNTCDRIKRGTVISGTGSIRSHSTWDPRRHMYEELNHCAPNRRCPPPPRMGSAEALSHRGMEDEICPYATFHLLGFREEMDPSKAMQFQTFPHPGNGHSGTMGPPVGHPTNASAHSRSGSQSMPRQNGRYSRVPSQGGGSGTHNVFSPEYDDPANCAPEEDQYGSQYGQYGAPYDHYGSRGSVGRRSVGSARNIPVSGSPEPPPPPPRNHDQNNSSFNDSKESNEISEAECDRDQLVNRNYGVNARGKDGMTTEEMRKLIERNEAPGRQTGTGHGGHGGLLTPYDTVAV; via the exons TGGTCCAGCAGTTCTACGAGACGAGGGTCATCGACGAGTTCGTGTTGCGCGGCAACACGGCAACCTTGAAGTGCCTTGTACCGAGCTTTGTGGCGGATTTCGTAGACGTGATCGAGTGGTTGGCTGTCGAGGACGGGTCCACCTACACCGCGAACGACCAAGAAGAAAAGG ATGGAAAGTACCTGGTATTGCCTTCTGGAGAATTGCACATTCGTGACGTTGGACCCGAGGATGGATACAAGACCTACCAATGCCGAACCAAGCATAGACTGACCGGTGAAACAAGATTATCTGCTACCAAGGGACGTCTCGTCATTACCG AACCCGTGGCCAGCACTAGGCCGAAATTCCCAATGACGGAAAATTCGCGCACCCTAACAACGTACACGGTGGGACGCGATCAGCCTTTGACTTTGCCTTGCCCAGCCCAGGCGTTCCCTGTTCCGGCCTTCAG ATGGTACAAGTTCATCGAAGGCTCTTCCCGTCGGCAACCGGTCCAGTTGAACGATCGTGTTCGTCAGGTTAGCGGAACGTTGATCATCCGTGAGGCTCGCGTCGAGGATTCCGGCAAATACTTGTGCATCGTGAACAATTCTGTGGGCGGTGAAAGCGTGGAGACCGTTCTGACTGTAACCGCACCGTTGGCCGCGGAAATCGAACCCAGCACCCAGACCATCGACTTTGGAAGACCGGCTACCTTCACTTGCAACGTCAGAGGAAACCCCATCAAGACTATCTCATGGTTGAAAGATGGCAAACCACTTGGATTGGAAGAACCCGTACTCAGAATCGAGAGCGTCAAGAAAGAGGACAAGGGAATGTATCAATGCTTCGTTCGAAACGATCAGGAAAGCGCACAGGCAACGGCAGAACTGAAACTTGGTGGACGAT TCGAACCCCCGCAGATTCGCCAGGCCTTCGCCGAGGAGACTCTTCAGCCCGGACCAAGCATGTTCCTCAAGTGTGTCGCCAGCGGAAACCCAACTCCTGAGATCACCTGGGAACTGGACGGCAAACGACTATCCAACACCGAGAGGCTTCAAGTAGGACAGTACGTTACGGTGAACGGCGATGTGGTTTCTCATTTGAACATCTCCAGCATTCACACCAACGATGGTGGTCTATACAAATGCATTGCCGCGTCAAAG GTTGGATCAGCGGAACACTCGGCCCGTTTGAACGTCTATGGTCTGCCCTTCATCCGTCACATGGACAAAAAGGCTATCGTTGCTGGTGAAACTCTTCGCGTGACTTGCCCAGTCGCCGGATATCCGATCGAGAGCATCGTATGGGAACGTGACACGAGAGTATTGCCGATCAACAGGAAACAAAAGGTCTTCCCCAATGGCACGCTTATAATCGAGAACGTCGAGAGAATGAGCGATCAAGCTACCTACACCTGTGTGGCACGCAATGCTCAAGGATATAGCGCAAGAGGAACCCTGGAAGTGCAAGTAATGG TCGCACCGCAATTGGCACCTTTCACGTTCGGTGAGGAGGCAGCGAACGCGGGAGAAATGGCCACCGTTCAGTGCGCCGTGATCAAAGGCGATCTGCCGTTGAAGATCGTGTGGTCGCTGAACGGTCGGCATATCGATGTCGGACGCGTGTCCGGTGACCACGGTTACGACATTCCTGACATCGTCGTGAGCAGAAGTAGTAAACGGATCAGCACCCTGACCATAGACTCGGTAGCCGCAAGACACGCGGGCGAGTACTCGTGCACCGCGACCAACGCAGCCGGATCCGCTAGGCACACGTCGGTTTTATCAGTGAACG TACCACCTCGCTGGATTCTGGAACCGACTGATAAGGCATTCGCTCAGGGCTCTGATGCACGCGTTGAATGCAAAGCCGACGGTTTCCCCAAGCCTCAAGTCACCTGGAAGAGAGCAGCTG gggaTACACCGGGCGATTACACTGACTTGAAACTTAGCAACCCAGACATCAGCGTTGAGGATGGAACCCTGTCTATCAATAACATTCAAAAGACAAACGAAGGCTATTATCTTTGCGAGGCTGTCAATGGAATTGGCTCAGGACTTTCGGCTGTCATTCTCATTTCGGTTCAGG CTCCACCACACTTTGAAATCAAACTGAAGAACCAGACTGCACGACGCGGAGAACCAGCTGTATTGCAATGCGAGGCTCAAGGCGAAAAACCCATTGGTATCTTATGGAACATGAACAACAAGAGGCTGGACCCGAAGAGCGATTCTCGTTACACCATCCGTGAGGAAATTCTGGCTAATGGAGTACTGTCTGACCTGAGCATCAAGAGAACCGAAAGAAGCGACTCTGCCTTGTTCACCTGCGTTGCCACTAATGCATTTGGAAGCGATGACACTAGCATCAACATGATTGTTCAAG AGGTTCCTGAAGTTCCATACGGCCTTAAAGTATTAGACAAATCTGGACGTTCGGTACAATTGTCCTGGGCAGCACCTTACGATGGAAACAGTCCTATCAAACGCTACATCATCGAATACAAAATCAGCAAAGGCTCTTGGGAAACCGATATCGACAGAGTACTGGTACCTGGATCCCAACAGAACGTAGCTGGAGTTTTCAACCTGAGACCCGCCACCACCTATCATCTGAGAATCGTTGCTGAGAATGAAATTGGCGCATCTGACCCATCTGATACTGTTACCATCATCACTGCCGAAGAAGCTCCAAGTGGCCCACCAACCTCCGTTCGAGTCGATGCTCTTGACCAACACACTCTTAAG GTAACATGGAAACCACCCCCACGCGAAGACTGGAACGGCGAGATCCTTGGCTACTACGTTGGATACAGACTCTCCTCCTCTGACAAACCATACATGTTCGAAACCGTGGACTTCTCGAAGGAGGATGGAAAGGAACACCATTTGCAGATCATGAACTTGAAAACCTACACCCAGTACAGCGTTGTCGTTCAGGCATTTAACAAAGTTGGATCAGGACCGATGAGCGAGGAACGAAGACAACACACTGCCGAAGGAGTACCTGAACAACCACCCCATGACACAACCTGCACTACTCTTACTTCTCAGACAATCAGAGTTTCTTGGATGTCGCCACCCCTTAGCGCTGCCAATGGTGTCATCACTGGATACAAG GTTATTTACGGACCATCTGACACCTGGTATGACGAGAACACAAAGGACACCAAGATCACCTCTTCCAGCGAAACAATTCTCCATGGACTAAAGAAATATACCAACTACAGCATGCAAGTTCTGGCTTTCACTTCCGGTGGCGATGGCGTCAAATCTGCACCTATCCACTGCCAAACTGAACAAGATG CCCCTGAAGCTCCGATCGCGATCAAATCTCTGGTTATGTCCGCTGAATCCATCCTCGTCTCATGGCGCCCACCAAGCCAACCCAACGGAGTCATCACTCAATATACCGTCTACACCAAGGCCGATAACGCAGAGGAACCGACAAGCCAAAAAGTACCACCGAATCAATTGACTCACGAAGCTTCTGGACTGGACAAACAACGCAGATACGACTTCTGGGTAACCGCTAGCACCAACATCGGCGAGGGAGAAGCTTCCAAGATTGTGGCTTTGGCACCAAGCGTTAGAG TACCGGCAAAGATCGCATCGTTCGACGACAAGTTCACAGCTACCTACAAAGAAGATGTAAAACTACCCTGCCTTGCTGTCGGCGTACCTGCACCGGAAGTAACATGGAAAGTACGAGGCGCCGTTCTCCAACCAAGCGACAGACTGCGACAATTGCCCGAGGGATCTCTGTTCATTAAGGAAGTTGACCGTACAGATGCTGGAGAATATTCTTGCTACGTTGAAAACTCGTTTGGCCATGATACCGTTACTCATCAACTAATTGTCCATG CTCCTCCTCATTCACCGCAAGTCACCCTCACTGCCACCACAACTAACTCGTTAACGATGAAACTGAGACCTCACCCCACTGACAACGCTCCCATTCATGGATACACTATTCACTACAAACCGGAATTCGGCGATTGGGAAACCGCTCAGATTAGTTCCACGGCTCAGAAGTACACTTTGGAGAATTTGTGGTGTGGCTCCAGATATCAGATCTATGTTACCGCATACAATGG AATTGGAACTGGCGATCCTTCTGACATGCTCAACACTCGTACCAAAGGCTCGAAACCGATCATCCCTGAAGCTGCAAGGTTCATCGAAGTCTCTACGAACAGCATTACCCTTCATCTGAGTGCCTGGTCCGATGGCGGTTGCCCCATGCTCTACTTCGTCGTTGAACACAAGAAGAA GCACCAACAGGAATGGAATCAGGTATCTAACAACGTGAAACCCGGTGGAAACTTTGTCGTTCTGGACTTGGACCCTGCTAGCTGGTATCATCTTCGCGTGACTGCTCATAACAACGCTGGTTTCGCGGTAGCCGAATACGAATTCGCCACACTGACCGTAACCGGAG GTACGATCGCACCCCCCGTAAGAAATGGCGGTAACGAGAACACCGATGTCAGACGTTATTTCCCATGGTTACCCAGCTGGCTTGACGTGAACGTGGTGGTGCCGGTCGGAGCTACGGTTGTTGTGATTATCGTAGGAATAGTGGTGATTTGTGTCGCGCTCTCCAGGAGAACTCGAGGCCCGGAACAAACACGGCTGCGAGGTATCTCATCAGCCGACGAGAAATATTACGAAGGACAAT ACGACGTGGTATATCAGCAAACCGGAGTTGGCGGAGCTACCCTCGACAAACGCAGACCCGACCTTCGCGACGAGCTTGGATACATCGCACCACCGAATCGCAAGTTACCCCCTGTTCCTGGTTCCAACTATAACACCTGCGATCGCATCAAGCGAGGTACAGTTATAA GTGGAACAGGCTCGATAAGGAGCCACTCGACCTGGGATCCGAGACGACATATGTACGAAGAATTGAATCATTGCGCGCCGAACCGAAGATGTCCACCACCACCACGTATGGGCAGTGCCGAAGCTTTATCCCACAGAG GTATGGAGGATGAGATCTGCCCGTATGCTACCTTCCATCTCCTTGGATTCCGCGAAGAAATGGACCCCAGCAAGGCTATGCAGTTCCAGACTTTCCCTCACCCCGGAAACGGACACTCTGGCACCATGGGACCACCTGTTGGACATCCTACCAATGCTTCTGCCCATAGCCGTTCTGGATCCCAATCTATG CCACGTCAAAATGGACGCTACTCCCGAGTGCCATCCCAAGGAGGCGGCAGCGGAACCCACAACGTTTTCTCCCCCGAATACGACGACCCAGCAAACTGTGCACCGGAAGAAGATCAATATGGCTCTCAATACGGACAATATGGCGCTCCTTATGATCACTACGGATCTCGCGGCTCAGTTGGTCGTCGCAGCGTAGGATCGGCCCGCAATATCCCTGTTTCCGGATCACCcgaaccaccaccacccccacCAAGGAACCACGACCAGAACAACTCGAGCTTCAACGACAGCAAGGAGAGCAACGAGATCAGCGAGGCAGAATGCGATCGCGACCAACTTGTGAACCGCAACTACGGCG TGAATGCTCGCGGCAAGGACGGCATGACCACCGAGGAGATGCGTAAACTCATAGAGAG aaacgAAGCCCCCGGCCGGCAAACCGGCACCGGCCACGGCGGTCACGGGGGACTCCTCACACCCTACGATACTGTGGCAGTGTAA